The sequence CTGGCCGACCACCTCGTCGAGCGTCGCGGGGCGCATGCGCACCGCCAATGGCGTCGACGCCCCGACCGGCCCGCCCGCGGTTACGCTCGGCTCACCGGGGACGTCGAACAGACCCTCGGACACGCTTTCTGCTTACCACGCCGCTATGACTGCGGGGCCGCCGTCACGAAGTCGATCAGCTCTTCGACGCGCCCGATGAGCGCCGGTTCCAGGTCGTTCCAGTCGCGCACCCGGCCCCGAATACGTTGCCAGGCCCTGGCGATGTCGGCCTGCTCGGTGTGCGGCCATCCCAGCGCACGGCATACGCCCCGCTTCCAGTCGACTCCCTTCGGGATCAGCGGCCACGCCGAGATGCCCAGGCGCACCGGTTTGACGGCCTGCCAGATGTCGATGAAGGGATGCCCGACCACCAGCGTGTGCTGCCCGCCGGGGCCACGCCGGACGGCCTCGGCGATGCGGGCCTCCTTGGAGCCGGCGACCAGGTGGTCGACGAGCACACCGAGCCGACGCTGCGGCGCGGGCCCGAACTCTTCGACGATGGCCGCGAGATCGTCGACACCGCCGAGATGTTCGACGACGACGCCCTCGATGCGCAGGTCGTCACCCCACACCTGTTCGACGAGTTCGGCGTCGTGGCGGCCTTCGACGTAGATGCGGCTGGCGCGTGCGACCTTGGCCCGGGCGCCGGGCACGGCCACCGAACCCGACGCCGTGCGTGTGG comes from Mycolicibacterium pulveris and encodes:
- a CDS encoding DUF3097 domain-containing protein; the encoded protein is MADRYGFDVLANNPHDRKVRSTEHPVELGLVVEDAQTGYVGAVVRIEYGRMELEDRHGRRKPFPVGPGYLIDGRPVILTAPKRSAPKTTRTASGSVAVPGARAKVARASRIYVEGRHDAELVEQVWGDDLRIEGVVVEHLGGVDDLAAIVEEFGPAPQRRLGVLVDHLVAGSKEARIAEAVRRGPGGQHTLVVGHPFIDIWQAVKPVRLGISAWPLIPKGVDWKRGVCRALGWPHTEQADIARAWQRIRGRVRDWNDLEPALIGRVEELIDFVTAAPQS